Part of the Pseudomonas sp. ADAK13 genome is shown below.
CAAAACCCAGGGCTTCGGCGACTTCGAATTGTTCGATCAGGTCGCGATAGACCTGCTGTGGATCATCGCCAAAGGCGTGGCTGAGAAAGCCCAGTTTGAAGCTCATGACAGGGTTCCTTGAGGCAGGGTGGGCTGCCAGCCCAGGGCCGGGGCGATCTGTTCGCGGATGATTTCCAGCGCACGAATCGCATCACGCAGCGGGGTGCTGGCGGTCTGTACTTGCAGCACCAGATGGTCGTTGGCGGTCAGGGTCGGGCCTTGCTGCAACTGCTCGATAATCTGTTCGACGGGGCCGTGCAGGATCCCGAGGCGCTTGAGGGTGGTGTCGAAGTCATCGTCGACCGGCGCCTTGTACACGCCGATGCTTTGCTGGCGCTGTACGTAGGCCTGGATGTCCTGGCGTGTGGCGGCGTCCGGGTTCGGGATCAGCGCCTGGACCCGGGCGACGCGGGGCGCAGTGCCGTTGTCGCCGGTCCAGGCGTTGCGATAGCGGTTGACCAGCTCCACCGAGGCTTCGGGCGGCAGGTGCGGGTTGGGTGCCATGATCAGGCCGTGGCCACGCTCGGCCACCAGTTCCACCCGTGACGTGGCTTCCCAGAGGCGGTGCCCGAGGCCGGCAGTCCGTGGCAGCAAGCGCGAGCCGCTGTCGGTCAGTGGCGCGTTGCCCAGGGCGTGGAGCAACTGTTGCAGGTGCTGCTCATAGTCGCGATGGCGCGCTTGCGGCTCGCGGCCGAACGCCGTAAAGGTCTCGGGATCGAAGCCCGCGCCCAGGCCCAGTTCCAGCCGGCCATTGCTCAACAAGTCCAGCACCGAGGCGTCTTCCGCCAGGCGCAGCGGCGATTCCTGGGGCAGCACGATAATCCCGGTGCCCAGGCTGATCCGTCGGGTGCGTTGGGCGATGGCGGCAAGCAGAACCAGGGGCGAGGGCAGGCGACCGTTCTCGCTGGCGAAGTGGTGCTGCGCCACCCAGCCACTGTCGAAGCCCAGTTCTTCAGCGACCTTGAACAGCTCCAGCGTGTCGCGGTAGACCTTGGGATCGAAGCCCGGGCTGTAGACCCGGCTGAGAAACCCCAGGGAAAAACGGGAACTCATGGCTGCACCTCGCGGGCCAGTTGTTTTTGCAGCGCGGGGCCGGCATTGATCGACTCCGGCAGGCCGCTGAACGGGCTGATGGTCAGGTAACCCTTGTTCAGCCATACCGCTTCATCCTGCTTCTGTTGCTCGGCGGTGGCGGCGGGGCTGTACTGGAAGCCAATGCCAGGTTTGCCCGGCAGCTTGAATTGCTTGAGGTCGTCGGTGTACACCGCTTCAAAGCCCACGTAGCTGCCGATGCGGGTGAGTTTCACGCCCTTGATCTGCGGGTCTTTTGGCAGGTTGATGTTCAGGCCCAGGCCCTTGGGCAAGAGCGCGCCGTCGGGTTGGCGATGCTGGTCCAGGGCGTGGACCAGCTTCGCCACCAGCAGCGCCGCGCGCTGTGGGTCGGCCTCTTTCAAATCGGTGCTGACCGCCAGCGCCGGAATGCCGGCCTGCACCGCGACACTCGCGACGTTGAACGTGCCGGAGGCGCTGTTGATCGCCCCCAGGTTATTCCCGGGGTTGGGGCCGACGATCACCAGGTCGGGATGGGGCATGACTTTTTTCAGGCCCATCAGCAAGGCCATCACCGGCGTGCCGCTGATCTCGATCTGCACGTTTTTACCCGCGCACTCGGGGCTTTGGCACACGCCGTTTTCGGTGGTGCTGATGTAGTAACTGTCGGGGTAGGCCGGGTCGTCGTCATGGCCAACACTGACTTCGCGGCCAAAGAAAAACGCGCCACCCCGGGCGCTCTGGTCGGCTTGCGGCGCGGCAATCCGCACCGTATGCCCCTGGGCCTTGAGCTCGGTGTACAGGGCGCGAATGTTGGGGTGCTGATAGCCGTCGTCGTTGCTCAGCAAGATGTTCAGGGCGAAAGCCTTCGAGGCGACCAGGCTGCCGAGCGCCAGCATCCATGCGCTGTGCTTCATGGTTTGACTCCTTGGGTAAAGCGGTTGGCCGGGCGCGGCAGGCCGAGGTTTTCCCGCAGGGTGGTGCCTTCGTATTCGGTGCGGAACAGCCCGCGTTGTTGCAGCAGCGGAATCACCTTCTCGACGAACAGGTCGATGCCGCCCGGGAAGTACGGGAAGAACACGTTAAAGCCGTCACAGGCACGGGCTTCGAACCACTGCTCGAAGAAGTCGGCGATGTCTTCGGCGGTGCCAATCACCGGGTTGCCGGCGGTCAGGTGCAGGTACAGCTGGCGGATGCTCAGGTTCTGGCTGCGGGCCAGTTCCAGCAGTTTGTCGCGACGGCTGCCGCGCTGGCCGACCGGGGTTTCCGGCAGCGGGCCGTCGAGGTCGTAGCCCGCCAGGTCGATGTCATCGCCCAGGGTATCGGCCAGGAAACGCAGGCCCAGCACCGGGTCCACCAGGGCCTGGAATTCTTCGAACAGCGCCTGGGCCTGTTCGCGGGTTTCGCCGATAAACGGGGTGACACCGGGCAGGATCTTGACGTGGTCGGGGTCACGGCCAAAGGCGGCGGCGCGTTGCTTGATGTCCTGATAGAACGCCTGGGCGCCCGCCAGGTCATGGTTGACCGCAAAAATCAGCTCGGCGACGCGGGCGGCGAGGGCCTTGCCCGGCTCCGACGCACCTGCTTGTACCAGCACCGGATGGCCCTGTGGCGGGCGGGCGACGTTGAGCGGGCCGCGCACGGAAAAGTGTTCGCCGCGATGGTTCAGGGTGTGCAGCTTGGCCGGGTCGAAGTACTCGCCGCTGGCCTTGTCGCGGGTGAAGGCGTCGTCGTCCCAGCTGTCCCACAGGCCCTTGACCACATCGTGGAATTCTTCGGCGCGCTGGTAGCGGTCGCCGTGGTCGATATGGGTTTCGCGGCCGAAGTTCCAGGCTTCATCCGAGACCACTGAGGTCACCAGGTTCCAGGCGGCGCGGCCCTTGGACAAGTGATCCAGGGAGGCGAACTTGCGGGCGATATGGTACGGCTCGTTGTAGCTGGTGGTGGCGGTGGCGATCAGGCCGATGTGGGTGGTGACGGCGGCGAGAGCGGCCATCAGTGTGAGGGGTTCGAAGTGTTCGGCCCGTGCCGTTCGGCTGAGTGCATCGTGATGATGGCCCCACAGTGCGACCACGTCTGCGACGAACAAGGCGTCGAATTTGCCGCGTTCGGCGGTTTGCGCGATGTGCTTGAACAGCTCGAAATCCAGGCTGGCATCCGCTTGTGCCAGCGGGTGGCGCCAGGCCGATACGTGGTGGCCGCTGTTGGCCAGGAAGGCCCCCAGCTTGAGTTGATCGGTACGTCGGGTCATGGACAGGCTCCCGGAAAAGGTCAGGCGCGGGACCGGCGAGCCGGCCCCGCGGGCTGGGTCAGAAGGCGTACGTCACGCCGGTGTACCAGTAGCCACCGGTGGTGCCGTAAGGCGAAAAAGTGCCGTACGGGAAGCCGCCGGAGCTGCTCACCAGGTCGGTGCGTTTCGGGTACTTGTTGAACAGGTTGTTGGCGCCGGCATTCAGGGTCACGGCCTTGGTCAGGTGGTAGTCGATGTTCAGGTCGGTGATCCAGGTCGGTGCGAAGTTACGGTCGTAAATCTCGGCGGTGCCGTACTCGGTGTACGAGCCGTAGCGGGTCAGGTTGAGGCTGGTTTCAACTTTGTCGTAGGTCCAGGTGGTGCCCAGCAGCAGTTTGGATTGCGGCAGGCCGTACTTGAGGTTGCCCTGGCGCTGACGGTCGTAGCCACCGTCCGGGCCGAGGGCCTGGGCGGCCACGGCCGAGGCGTGGATCGAGTCGATCTGGGTGGTGTTCCAGTTGAACCCGGCGCTGTATTTCAGGCTGCCATAGGCACCGATGTCCTGGCGGTAGTCGCCCACCAGGTCGACGCCACGGGTGGTGGTGTCGAGGGCGTTGGTGAAGTAGGTGACTGCCTGGTTCGGGTTGAGGCCGGCGGCCGCGAGGATCGCGCTGATCTGTGGGGTGCCGCCGAGGTAGCCGGTCTGGGCGATGCGGTCCTTGATCACGATCTGGTAGGCATCCAGGGTGATGTTGGTGTTGTCGGTGGGTTGCAGGGTCAGCCCGACGCTGTAGTTGGTCGACTTTTCCGGCTTGAGGGTGGTCGCACCCAACGCCTTGGCCACGTCGGAATTCACCGCCACGTTGCGGTAGTCGAACAGCTGGCCGTTGACGCTGGTTTGCGAGGTGGAGCTGTAGATCTGCTGGGCCAGGGACGGCGCACGGAACCCGGTACTGAAGGTACCGCGCACGGCCAGGATCGGCGTCAGCTGGTAGCGGGTGGAGATCTTGCCGTTGGTGGTGGTGCCCGAGCCATCGTTGTAGTGCTCGTAGCGTCCGGCCAGGTCCACGTGCCATTTGTCCGTGAAGTCCTGGCCGACTTCGCCGTAGCCCGCGAGGCTGATGCGGCTTTTTTCGGCAGCGTCGGCCGGGGTGGTGCCCGCACCGGAAATGGTCCCGGGTGGAATAATCGCGCCGTTGGCGCCGGTGTCGAACGGCCCGCTGGCGTAGGAGGCGAGGTCACCCTTGCCGATCTTGTAATCTTCGTAGCGCTGTTCCAGGCCCCAGGAAATCTGCGTTGGCTTGTACAGGCCGAGGTCGAAAGCGCGGGTCAGGTCGAGGTTGTTGGTCCACTGGCTGAAGGTTTTCACGCCGGTGTCTACCGAGGTCGGCGAGGTCGGGCCGTAGCTCAGGTTATAGGTGTCGGTGAGGGTGGCCCGGGCATGGTCCTGGCCGTAGGTGCTCGACAGGTCATAGTCCCAGCCGGCCGCCTGGCCCTTGCCGCCGAATGCCACCTGGAAGTCGTCTTCGATGAAGCGCAGGTTGTCTTCGATACCTTCCGGGTACGGCGTCTGGATGCCGTTGAAACTGCCCGGCTGGTGGAAGGCCAGGGGCTTTTCCGAGTTGCGGTGGGTGTAGGTCGAGAACGAGTACAGGGTCAGCGCGTCAGCGACCGGCAGTTCGGCGTTGTAGCCCAGGCTGAAGTTCTTCGCCTCGGGCAGGCCGGTGCCGTAGTAGGTGTGGCGTTGGCTGGTGTTGCCGGCACTGTCGGTGTAGGGCGCAGCGTCGGAACGGTCCGAAACGTTCTGTTTTTTCACGTCCAGGGCAAGGTTGATGAAACCGTCGTTGGGCAGGGCCAGGCCGACGTTGCCGGTCTGGCGCACGGTTTCGCCGTCGCCGTTTTCATAGTTCTGGCCGTAAGTGGTGGACAAGCTGCCGCCGTGGTCGGTCTGCTTGAGCACGATGTTGATTACGCCGCCGATGGCGTCCGAGCCATATTGCGCCGAGGCCCCGTCACGCAGGACTTCGATGTGATCCACCAGGGCGGTGGGGATCATGTCCAGGTCCACCGGTTGTGAGCCGGAGTTGAGGGAGGTGGCGTTGTTCAACAGCGCGCTGTTGTGGCGGCGCTTGCCGTTGACCAACACCAGCACCTGGTCACCATTCAGGCCGCGCAGGCTGATGGGGCGCACGATCGAGGTCGAACCGAAGCCCGACGAGGCCGGCTGGTTGAGCGACGGCAGCACCTTGCTCAGGGCGCGGGTCAGATCGCCCTGGCCGGTGGCGAGCAACTGCTTGGAGGAAATCACATCCACCGGCGCCGGGCTCTCGGCCAGGGTGCGCGCCTGGCCACGGTTGCCGATCACCACGACGGTGTCCAGCGGGTTGTCGCTGGCCGGGGCATCGGCGGCGAGGGTCAGGCTGCTGTAACTGGCGGCCTCGCACACGGCGAGGAACAACAGGGTATGGGCGAAGGCCTTGCCGGGTTGGCGGCGGCCTGCGACGCGTGATGGATTCATGATGTGCAACACTCCAGTGTGGTTAGGCGACGAGCCTTGTTCGAGGGCGGCTTGTTGAGTTCAAGCTCTGGTGGAGGCAGGAGAGCAAAGGCTGTGCCATCGCTGAAAAGTCTTGGATTACAAGGGGTTGTTGGCGGGGCGGGGCGGTGGGTGGTGTTTTTCTAACAGGCGGGAGGGCAGGGTGTTGGTTTTTGTGCAGGGGATTTTTCTGCGAAGCTGCCCGCGTACGCTGGGGCGGGGAAACACCTCCTTGGCACACCCCTTGCTCTCCCTACGCCATACCTAAACCCAAGGAAGCTTTTCTGTATGCCTAGACCCGGCCCGCGCAACGCCCTCACTGATATTCCCGGCCTGGAGGTTGGCCACGCCACAGACCTGCACGCCGACACCGGCGTCACGGTGATCCGCCCGGATGGTTTCTGGACTGCCAGTATCGACATTCGCGGTGGCGGCCCTGGCGGTCGCGAAACAGCGGCGCTGGAGCCCGAGAACATGGTCGGCCAGCTTCACGCCCTGGTGTTTGCCGGTGGCTCGGTGTTTGGCCTGGGGGCCGCCGACGCGGTGGCGGCGAAATTGTCCCAGGACCAGGTGGGGTTGCATTTGAAGCCGGGTGCACCGGCGATTCCTATCGTGCCGGCGGCGGTGTTGCATGACCTGGCCAACGGTGGCGACAAGGATTGGGGCCTGGAGCCGCCGTATCGGCGGTTGGGGTTTGAGGCGCTGGCCAATGCCGGGCCGGACTTTGAACTGGGCTCGGTCGGGGCCGGGCGTGGGGCCATGGCCGGGGTGTTGAAAGGTGGGCTGGGTACGGCGTCCCTGGATTTAGGGGATGGCCTGGTGGTTGCCGCCTTGGTGGTGGCGAACCCGATTGGGTCGGTGTACATGCCCGATGGCGAGACGTTCTGGGCCTGGCCGTGGGAGGTGGCGGGGGAGTTTGGCGGGGCGCGGCCGGTGACACCGATGGACTGCAGTGACCCGATGCCGGAGTTGTCGCGGCTGGATTCCATGGGGCGTTTGCAAGCGGGGGCCAACACCACGTTGGTGGTGGTGGCAAGTACGGCGCGGTTGACGGTGGCGGAGTGTAAGCGGGTGGCGATCATGGCTCAGGACGGGATTGCCCGGGCGGTGCGGCCGGCGCATTTGCCGTTTGATGGGGATACGGTGTTTGCGTTGGCCTCCGGGGCGGTGGAGTTGACGGATGGGCCGCGGCGGCAGGTGGAGATTGGGCGGATTGGGTCGGCGGCGGCTGACTGCGTGGCTCGGTCGATTGCCCGGGGGGTGTTTGCTGCGCGGGCTTAGGTTGGGGTGTATATCCGTTGTTTTTGTTATGGCCACTTAGGGTTTCGCTCTTACAGCGACTCACTTTGGAAAAGCCCCAAAGTAAGCAAAGGGCTCTGCCCCGCCTGTCGGCACCTCGCCTAGGCTCGGTGTTCCCTCACTCCGGCGATGCTCCGCGGGCCGCCGCGATGGGCCATCCTTGGCCCAGCGCGGCTAAACCGGCGTCCTGCCGGTTTACCCGCTCCGCACCACCTGCGTTCGGCCTCGGGCTTATTGGGGCAGTCAGATCAAGATCAAAAGCAAGAGCACAGCGGCCTACAGGCCGGCTTGAGTGGTAGAAGCCAGAGCCAAAGCGAAAACCAAATCTGAAACGGATGCAGCTCTGCTTTTCTGTGGGAGCTGGCTTGCCTGCGATGCAGACAACTCGGTCTCTCAGGTGCACCGAGGCGAGGCCATCGCAGGCAAGCCAGCTCCCACATTTGACCGTGGCCGCTGTAGATTTTGATCTTGATGTTGCCTTTGCTTCACACCACTCAAGCCGGCCTGTAGGCCGCTGTGCTGTTGATCTGCTTTTGATCTTGATCTTAGGCGCCCCGTTAAACCACGCTGGCCGAACGCAGGTAGTACGGAGCGGGTAAACCGGCAGGACGCCGGTTTAGCCGCGACGGGGCAGGGACGCCCCGTCGCGGCGGCCCGCGGAGTAGTACCGGAGAGAGGGCACACCGAGCATTAGCGAGGTGCCGAGTGGTGGGGCAAGAGCCTTTTGGTTACTTTTGGGCTCTTTTCAAAAGTGACCCGCTGTAAGAGCGGAACCCATAGCAGCCGTTACCTAAATAACGGATATCCCCCCAATCCGCGCCCGCGCCAGCAGCGCCTGCTCAGGCAACCCCAAAGCCTCATACACCCCCACCAAAGCCCGATTCGTCGGCACATCCAGCCCGTCATACCGCCGGCGCAATTCCAGCGTCTGCTGCGCCCCGAGCCAATCCCCAACCCGCAACCGCGCATCCAGCTCCACCTGCGCAAACAAATCCCGCTGGGCATGACTCCCGCCAATCTCGTTCAAGCGCGGCAGCGCAATCCCCAACTGCTCCAGCGCCCGCTGAGCATCCCCCCGCGCATGGGCCAACAACCCCTCAGCCAGCGGCAACGTCACTTCCCCCCACACCGGCCGCCCATCAAGGCTGTGCCGCCGCAACGCTGCCAGCAACTGATCCGCCTCTGGCTTGCCGGCCCGGGCCAGCCCATACAGATACTGCACACTCAAAAACGGCTGCACCGCATCCCCGACCCGGCGCTGCAGGTAAGGCGCCAACGCCTGCCAGCGCTCACCCACATCAATCCCGGCGAACTCCAGCCGCGCCAGCAACGACACCGCGCCCACCTGGTCCTGGGAGTACTCCGGCAAGATCCCCCACACATGTCGGTCATAAATTTCCAGCACCCGCTGATCCTTGCCACGCGCCAGATAAAACAACGCGAGGTGCCACCAATTGTGGGTGTACATAAACGAGTTCAACCCGTCCCAGTGGTGTTTCACCTCCTCCAGAAACACGATGCCTTCCTCGATGCGCCCCTGGGTCAGCATCACATGGGCCAGCGCGTGATGAGCCCACGGCTCGGACGCCTGCAACCGCAAGGCCTCCCGTGCGCTGGCTTCGGCTTCTTCCAGCAAATGACACTGCTCATAAGCAAACGCCAGCAACCCGTGACTGTGGGCGATGTCCGGCGCACCCGTCGTGGCCTTCAACCCGATCCGCAGCAGCGCCGGCCAATTGCCCCGGTTGAATTCCAGGTACTGGTTGAGCTTGGCCGCAAACAGGTCCCGGGGGTAAAGGTCCAGCAGGTGTTCACTGAGGCGTAGCACCTCGTCCAGCTCATCGTTGATCCAGGCCTGCAACAGCTTCAGATACAGCTGCGCCCGGGGATGCCGAGCATTCACCGC
Proteins encoded:
- a CDS encoding LLM class flavin-dependent oxidoreductase, translating into MSSRFSLGFLSRVYSPGFDPKVYRDTLELFKVAEELGFDSGWVAQHHFASENGRLPSPLVLLAAIAQRTRRISLGTGIIVLPQESPLRLAEDASVLDLLSNGRLELGLGAGFDPETFTAFGREPQARHRDYEQHLQQLLHALGNAPLTDSGSRLLPRTAGLGHRLWEATSRVELVAERGHGLIMAPNPHLPPEASVELVNRYRNAWTGDNGTAPRVARVQALIPNPDAATRQDIQAYVQRQQSIGVYKAPVDDDFDTTLKRLGILHGPVEQIIEQLQQGPTLTANDHLVLQVQTASTPLRDAIRALEIIREQIAPALGWQPTLPQGTLS
- a CDS encoding 5'/3'-nucleotidase SurE — translated: MKHSAWMLALGSLVASKAFALNILLSNDDGYQHPNIRALYTELKAQGHTVRIAAPQADQSARGGAFFFGREVSVGHDDDPAYPDSYYISTTENGVCQSPECAGKNVQIEISGTPVMALLMGLKKVMPHPDLVIVGPNPGNNLGAINSASGTFNVASVAVQAGIPALAVSTDLKEADPQRAALLVAKLVHALDQHRQPDGALLPKGLGLNINLPKDPQIKGVKLTRIGSYVGFEAVYTDDLKQFKLPGKPGIGFQYSPAATAEQQKQDEAVWLNKGYLTISPFSGLPESINAGPALQKQLAREVQP
- a CDS encoding LLM class flavin-dependent oxidoreductase — translated: MTRRTDQLKLGAFLANSGHHVSAWRHPLAQADASLDFELFKHIAQTAERGKFDALFVADVVALWGHHHDALSRTARAEHFEPLTLMAALAAVTTHIGLIATATTSYNEPYHIARKFASLDHLSKGRAAWNLVTSVVSDEAWNFGRETHIDHGDRYQRAEEFHDVVKGLWDSWDDDAFTRDKASGEYFDPAKLHTLNHRGEHFSVRGPLNVARPPQGHPVLVQAGASEPGKALAARVAELIFAVNHDLAGAQAFYQDIKQRAAAFGRDPDHVKILPGVTPFIGETREQAQALFEEFQALVDPVLGLRFLADTLGDDIDLAGYDLDGPLPETPVGQRGSRRDKLLELARSQNLSIRQLYLHLTAGNPVIGTAEDIADFFEQWFEARACDGFNVFFPYFPGGIDLFVEKVIPLLQQRGLFRTEYEGTTLRENLGLPRPANRFTQGVKP
- a CDS encoding TonB-dependent receptor plug domain-containing protein, which translates into the protein MNPSRVAGRRQPGKAFAHTLLFLAVCEAASYSSLTLAADAPASDNPLDTVVVIGNRGQARTLAESPAPVDVISSKQLLATGQGDLTRALSKVLPSLNQPASSGFGSTSIVRPISLRGLNGDQVLVLVNGKRRHNSALLNNATSLNSGSQPVDLDMIPTALVDHIEVLRDGASAQYGSDAIGGVINIVLKQTDHGGSLSTTYGQNYENGDGETVRQTGNVGLALPNDGFINLALDVKKQNVSDRSDAAPYTDSAGNTSQRHTYYGTGLPEAKNFSLGYNAELPVADALTLYSFSTYTHRNSEKPLAFHQPGSFNGIQTPYPEGIEDNLRFIEDDFQVAFGGKGQAAGWDYDLSSTYGQDHARATLTDTYNLSYGPTSPTSVDTGVKTFSQWTNNLDLTRAFDLGLYKPTQISWGLEQRYEDYKIGKGDLASYASGPFDTGANGAIIPPGTISGAGTTPADAAEKSRISLAGYGEVGQDFTDKWHVDLAGRYEHYNDGSGTTTNGKISTRYQLTPILAVRGTFSTGFRAPSLAQQIYSSTSQTSVNGQLFDYRNVAVNSDVAKALGATTLKPEKSTNYSVGLTLQPTDNTNITLDAYQIVIKDRIAQTGYLGGTPQISAILAAAGLNPNQAVTYFTNALDTTTRGVDLVGDYRQDIGAYGSLKYSAGFNWNTTQIDSIHASAVAAQALGPDGGYDRQRQGNLKYGLPQSKLLLGTTWTYDKVETSLNLTRYGSYTEYGTAEIYDRNFAPTWITDLNIDYHLTKAVTLNAGANNLFNKYPKRTDLVSSSGGFPYGTFSPYGTTGGYWYTGVTYAF
- a CDS encoding P1 family peptidase; this translates as MPRPGPRNALTDIPGLEVGHATDLHADTGVTVIRPDGFWTASIDIRGGGPGGRETAALEPENMVGQLHALVFAGGSVFGLGAADAVAAKLSQDQVGLHLKPGAPAIPIVPAAVLHDLANGGDKDWGLEPPYRRLGFEALANAGPDFELGSVGAGRGAMAGVLKGGLGTASLDLGDGLVVAALVVANPIGSVYMPDGETFWAWPWEVAGEFGGARPVTPMDCSDPMPELSRLDSMGRLQAGANTTLVVVASTARLTVAECKRVAIMAQDGIARAVRPAHLPFDGDTVFALASGAVELTDGPRRQVEIGRIGSAAADCVARSIARGVFAARA
- a CDS encoding tetratricopeptide repeat protein, which codes for MSLDYLGNPIDTLNPATRQGLDDFIGGFLGYQPRAEGILAAADADPDSALANGFAGLLLMFIESPEGPALAEKYRQRAAAVNARHPRAQLYLKLLQAWINDELDEVLRLSEHLLDLYPRDLFAAKLNQYLEFNRGNWPALLRIGLKATTGAPDIAHSHGLLAFAYEQCHLLEEAEASAREALRLQASEPWAHHALAHVMLTQGRIEEGIVFLEEVKHHWDGLNSFMYTHNWWHLALFYLARGKDQRVLEIYDRHVWGILPEYSQDQVGAVSLLARLEFAGIDVGERWQALAPYLQRRVGDAVQPFLSVQYLYGLARAGKPEADQLLAALRRHSLDGRPVWGEVTLPLAEGLLAHARGDAQRALEQLGIALPRLNEIGGSHAQRDLFAQVELDARLRVGDWLGAQQTLELRRRYDGLDVPTNRALVGVYEALGLPEQALLARARIGGISVI